The Saimiri boliviensis isolate mSaiBol1 chromosome 12, mSaiBol1.pri, whole genome shotgun sequence nucleotide sequence ACAGCTGCCAGGGGGTAATGGGGACCCAGAGTAGCCAGGTCTTAAATTTGCCAACAGAAGCCAGAAACCCAGAtgtctaaaacataaaatagggccgggcacagtggctcacacctgtaatccctgcactttgggaagctgagatgggtggatcacttgaagtcaggagtttgagactagcctggccaacatgatgaaaccctgtctctactaaaaatacaaaacaaacttcgctgggcacagtggtatgcatctgtaatcccagctactcaggaggctgaggcagaaggattgcttaaacctggtggagactgcagtgagccagaatcctgccattgcactccagcctgggtcataaagtgagattctgtctcaaaaataaataataaaacaaatgtaaaattcaaCTTTTACATGATGGCAATTCATCCAGATTTTCTTTAACATTACAGGCCAACCAGATTTGTGTTTTACATGGATCTGGCCCAAAGGCTTCCTGTCTGAGACATCCAGATCTAGTTTCTGTTGCTTTTTGTACACATGCTGTTTTCACTGCTGTTTCCTCTTGCTGACAGCCTTTGAAAGCATACGGTCTTCAATGGCTGTATAAATTTCCGTCATGTGGACAAGCCATCATTTATGCAATCATTCTTATACTGTTGGCTTTGTGGACTGTTTCCAATTATTCCTTACTAACTGCTGGGCTTTGGATTTAAATTAGCTGGCCCATGGTGGCCACTAAACCCTGCTGTGAACCAGTAGCACCGGAGCAGCCAGAGAAAACGTGGATTTCCAAGCTCGGCTCTCAGGCTTTCTGAATCAGAATTGCCAAGGGGTGGGCTAAatatcagattttgtttttaaaactctagGTGATTCTTAGAATCCTATTTGGAGAACGTCCACATTAACCCACCATATGACACTACGCTATATTCCAGCGATACCTCTTGGTTAAAAGCAAACCCACCTCTTCTTTGGGAGTTTAATTTTTGCAATGTAGCTCAGACAGTAGTTGATTAAATCTTGGATTAGGGCCTCACCCAGGTGACTTTGAATATtctagacaaagaaaatacttGAGTTATTTCATTCAGCAGGAGCATTTTCAAAACAGCTTTATAACAAACCCAGGCTCTTCAGTCACTATTGTTGAAAATCACTAGGCTGATGTAGCAGTGATGGTGACATGCCCCACTGCCTATTTAATTCCTTCTCTTATTTCTCTGGTCAAAAACATTAGGCAAGCCAGATAGGCTTTAGTCAAAAGCATTTTCCGCTTCATTACCCAagattttttattcattattgttCAAATGCTTCCTGTAAGGCCCAAAGAGCTTACTGCTGCCACTTTCATTCAATTAAAATATCTCCGGATATTGTTAGGAAATGTATTTGTTCCACTTAGGCATTCTCTTATGTCTGAACAGAATGATCTTACTACTACTAAGAGCTAcacaccatctcttaaaaatgcTTATAGTGGCCAAGCGTGgcagctcacaactgtaatcccagcgctttgggaggctaaggcgggtggatcacttgagttaggacttcgagaccaatctggccaaatggtgaaaccccgtctctattaaagatacaaaaatgagctgggcgtgccagtggatgcctgtaatcccagccactagggaggctgaggcagaagaatcgtttgaacccaggaggcagaggttacagagagccaagattgagccactgcactccagcctaggcaacagagtgacactgtcacaaaaaagaaaaaaaaaaaaaattcttagaggCAGCCTGCTCTAGTTTTATCATCATAGAAATGTTATTAATAGATTtaaagccaggcaaggtggcacgtgcctttagtccctgctacttgggagactgaggcaggaagatcacctacGCCCAGGAGTTCTAGCCTACtaggattgtaccactgtactccagcttgggtaacacagcaagaccccatcctttaaaaagaaagaaaaggctgggcacggtggctcatgcctgtaatcctagcactttggaagctcGAGGTgaatggattacttgaggtcaggaattagagatcagcctggccaacatggtaaaacccagacactactaaaaatacaaaaattagttgggcatagtggcatgtgcctgtaatcccagcttctggggaggccgaggcacaagaactgcttgaaccagggaggcaggggaTGCAGTGAGataaaattgtgccactgcactccagctccagcctgggcaacagagcgagactccgtctcaaaaacaaaacaaaaaaagaaagacatattagattttaaaagtataaaaatttactTATCAATTTAGAATATGTAATAGTCACATAGTTCAACATTCTGAACAAAACAGAATACAGAGTGAGCCCATTCCTCATCTCCCCAGAGGCATTCAATGTGAAATGCCCTTTTAGAATACACTTAATATAACATAGTAACTCAAGTACCTACCTGTTTACACAAGAGTTTCCCATCTTTGTATGCTACCAAGCCATTTTCTGGAAACACATAATCGTATTTTTCAAGCACtacaaccaaaacaacaaaaacacttagAATGCAATGAATCAAAACCTGTGTTTCGACTCCTTGATTAACAATGACTACCAACAAAACTGCTCAACTCTAATAAGGACTGTGAAAGACTATCTCATCAAAACAAACAGAGAAGAGTATGGAAAAACgttccttattattttttaaatggctttttgGTACACAATTCAATTATAACTGGACAGGAGATAAGAGACTTGGTGACAGATTGTCATGTGTCCCTGACTTCAGCCTGCTCATCTGTAGAGGAAGATGCTGGTCCATGATGCTGACATCAAGCCTCATGGGTCATGAAGCCCTAAGAATCATGTTGAACATGACCCTGTTCAACAGCAGCAaccagggcagtgagtgaaaatGCAATTTCCAAGCTCTGCTCTCCGGCTCCCTGAATCAGAATCACCAAGGGACAggctacatatatttttaaaaagctatttgggctgggtgcagtggctcatgcttgtaatctcagtactttcggaggctgaggtgggcagatcatgaggtcaggagtttgagaccagcatggccaacatagtgaaatcctgtctctactaaaaatacaaaaattagctgggtgtggtggtgggcgcctctaataccagctactctggaggctgaggtgggagaatcactggaaaccgggcagcagagattgcagtgagtcgaggtcacagcattgcactccagcccaggcgataGTCCATGACTCTGTCACAAACAAAAAACGCtttggtggccaggtgcagtgactcacgcccattataccagcactttgggaggccgaggtcaggagtttgacatcagcctgcccaacatggtgaaaccccacgtctactaaaaatacaaagattagccaggcgtggtggcaggcgcctgcagtcccaactacttgggaggctgaagcacaagaatcactcgaacccaggaggcagaggttacagtgagcccagatcacaccactgcactccagcctgggccagagagcaagactctgtcttaaaaaaatctctttggtGATTCTTATAATCAGTCTGGATTGGAAACTATCCATGCTGTCAACCTGAATGAAGGGATTCTCAAACTTTAGGtacctgttaaaatgcagatcccCCATGTGTTGGGTGGGGTCCCCACACTCGTATTTCAATaagtttcccaggtgattctgataaagGTGGGCCTTCAACCATCTCTTAGTTTGTGAATGTTTTGATTCTGTTGTTGCATGTCTCTGAAAGGTGCAGACACTATGTTACGCTGACAAAACTTCCCTGAACAAGTAGTTAAATAGAAAACTAGAAGTAGAAGGAGTGATCCTGAGCAGGGGACAGGATTCTTAGGGCTTCATGATCCCCAGTACATGGTTTACAGCATTTCTAAGTAGGAGACCTACAGGGGAAATGAAGTAGAAGTGTAACAGAGTTTCAAAGGGATTGCAGAGCTAAGTCTTCTAGTAATGGTGATCCAGTAAATACAGTCTACACAGATTTGGACTCTAAGAGATCATAtttacaggccaggcgcagtggctcccacctgtaatctcagcactttggaaggctgaggtgggtggatcatctgaggtcaggagtttgagaccagcctgaccaacatggagaaaccccgtctgtattaaaaatacaaaattagctgggcatgtggcatatgcctgtaatccattactcgggaggctgaaacaggagaattgcttgaacctgggaggcagaggttgcagtgagctgagactgtgccattgaactccagcctcggcaacaagaacaaaactctgtctccaaaaaaaaaaagggtgtatTTACAATAGCAGTTCTCAAATGGGGGTGATTTTACCAGGAGgtcatttggcaatgtctggagacatttttggttgtcatagctgtatgtgtgcatgtgtgtatgctgCGCGGGCATGTAGTGGGTAAAGGCCCGGGATGTTGCTACATACCCTACAAAGCACAGGACAGCCCTAACTGGTCCAAAATATCAATAGTGCGGAGGTTGAGAAATCTTGCTCTAGAGGAGCTGGTTCCAAGATGTGAGAACTCTGGGGACAATGTGGGATAAAAGAACaatcaattcatccatctctgcacttacttttttttgttctttttagagatggaatctcgcttcgtcacccaggctggagtgcagtggtggtgcaatcttgactcactgcaacctccgcctcctgggttcacgcgattctccagcctcagcctcctgagtagctgggattacaggctcatgccacaacacttggctaattttttgtatttttagtagagacggagtttcaccatgttagtaaagatgatctcaatctcctgacctcgtgatccgcccgccttggcctcccaaagcgttgggattacaggcatgagccaccatgcctgacccactTACAATTTCTTATAGGCCAAGAGGTCCTGGGGCTATGGAGATAAATAATCCATACTCCTGCTCTTCATAACATATCATCAGATAGTTTGCAATCATTACAGAATGCTACATTAGCAGGGTTGTGCACTAGAATCTCTCAGAGGTACTTGCTAAGATAGGATTCCCAGGCCCCATTGACTTATCAAGTCAGAATCTCCAGTAAAGGGGTCAATTAGCTTCTCCAGTTTTCTAGGGTCCTGTGCTGAAAATTCTGTTCCAGTGGTGGGGAGGTAAGAGAGGCTGTCAGAGGGACAATATGAAGACCGGCCGGACGAGGGCTAGAAGGGCAGTGAATGGGTACAAGTAAGAATTattccaggccgggcatggtggctcaagcctgtaatcccagcacttcgggaggccgaggcggggtggatcacgaggtcaagtgatcgagaccatcctcgtcaacatggtgaaaccccgtctctactaaaaatacaaaaaattagcagggcatggtggcgagtgcctgtaatcccagttactcaggaggctgaggcaggaggattgcctgaacccaggagaaggaggatgcggtgagccgagatcgcgccattgcactccagcctgggtaccaagagcgaaactccgtctcaaaaaaaaaaaaaaaagaattattccaggcagagagattACCATGTGCAAAGACACAGCAGCTGACCTTCCTAGGTGAATCTACTCACACATCCGAGTACCCAGTTCTCCATCAATAACTCTTGAAATTTACTGGATTAAAAGCTGaggaaaatgtttccaaaaataaaaaaaataaaaataaaaaatgaaaatgtttcccAAACAAGGAAGCAGAAAGTCTGTCATATGGGAACAAGAATTCAGGGCAGCCTATGATATTCAGCCACAATATCCTCATAAGAAGTTaatgttttagcagagacaatCATCAACCTATCACTTACCATCATTTCCTAGTTGCTCCTGTACTTTCTCAAAGTCCGACCCGCCTACCACTCCGATTTTGATCTTCTGCCTCAATTTTTGCAAGAAGTCATCCATTTCTTtggtaattttctaaattttgagaAGGAAAATATAACAGTCATTAGCCACAAAATCAGGTGACTAAAACTCTAAGGGTAACACAATTACACaagttgcatttttttatttaaaaattacagaaatttttttttggtatacgGTCTCACTTGCCACCCAAGCCGGCGTGCAGTGGTaaggtcatagctcactgcagcctcgacctccctgggctccggtgatcctcctacctcagtctcctgagtagctgggaccacaggtatgtgccaccatacctggctactttttaaattttttgtagagatgaagttttgccatgttgcccaggccggtctggaactcctgggttcaggagatctgccaaccttggcctcccaaagtgctgggattacaagcatgagccaggcCTACAAGCCTTATTTTCATACATGCCAATTCAGTTAGCAGCAATGTACACAGTTCAAATACTTCAGTTGTAATTTGGAGGCATTTTTACCAGAATAAACTTGtgttatttttcacaaaataaggTAATAGATTAGGAGCTGTTCTGCAATGTCCCAGttatttttctatgcatttataaTACCCATCTATGGGCACGTATAGAACTAGGTcttatttttgaaacataaatggaatcattctgTGTACTGTGCAGTGACTTGCTTTCTTAGCACTCTGTTGTGGTGATCTTTTCTGCCAACAGATCTACCTCATCCTTCCTTGTAAATGCTACACTATACACCATTTAcgaatttcaatttttttttttttttttttttttttttttttttttttgagacggagtcttgctctgttaccaggcttgagtacagtgccatgatctcagctcaaggtaacccccgcctcccaggttcaagcaattcctctgcctcagcctccagggttgctgggactacacgcatgtgccgccacgcctggctaatttcttttgcattttaatagagacagggtttcaccatgttggccaggatggtctctatttcctgacctcctgatctgtctgcctcggcctcccaaagtgctgggattacagacatgagccacagtgcctggcccaaggtgttgattttaaaacaaataacataaTGAGATTAAAGCGGAAACTCAGAAGTGATTTATTgcccaaaacaaaaaatgtaaaagagtaAGATGActagaatttttagtttcttctaaaagcaaagcTCCTATCTAGAAAGAGTGATGTTAATGCTATAATCTTACAGTAAATTCCAGACTgtgtggtaattttttaaaagttgtaaacTAAGATGAAAAAATAGCCCTACATTAAGAcacttcacaatttttttttttaaaccgtactttaggttctggggtacatgtgcagatcatgcagcacTGTCGCTTAGGTACGTACACGGCGACGCGGTTTGCCGCCTCCATTCCCCCCaccacctctatctggcatttctccccgtgttatccgtCCACTTCCCCACACCTCGCTGACCCTCCCCTGGATATTTTTTCAAGTCTTATAACTCAGTACTTGAGCAATCTTAGTGGTACATTTACactcaatgtcttttttttctatcacccaggctagaatgcagtgggtggtctcagctcactacaacctccacctccccagttcaagcaattctcctgcctcagcctcccaagtagggggcattacaggtgcccaacaccacacttggctaatttttttgtatttttagtggagaccggggttcaccatgtggccaggctagtctcaaactcctgacctcggcctcccaaaatattacaggcatcagctatgGCACCCGgctatctcttttaaaaagttactagaaatttagaaaatacaaaagaccatTTAATTCAATCTCAGTATAAAAACACTTGGAGTCcaatgagtttaatttttttttaagagtaatacatgaatttgattaaaataaaattgtacagACAGGTTTGTAATAGAGTGCAATCTTTTCTACCTCTCACAGTGGAATCTGGACCTACTGGACAAAATCTAGGAGGAGTCTTTAAGACTCagaacgcagtggctcatgtctgtaatctcagcactttgggaggccaaggtggacagatcggCTGGGCTTAGGAaacagagaccagcctggccaacatggtgaaacctgtctccactaaaaatacaaaaattagatgggcatggcggccctcacctgtagtcccagctacttgggaggctgaggccggaggatcactggaacccgggaggcagaggttgcagtgagccaagattgtgccactgcactctagcctgggcaacagactagactacctttcaaaaaaaaagttagaactgTGAAAAATCCGAAAGTCAGAAGCACTTTCCTGAATGGCATACCCACTGACTAGAACAGCTTCCACACCTTAGCACAGACCCAAAATGGCAAACTTGACAAGAACCAATGTCCTGAGGCCCAGGGACTTGTACAAGGTCGGCTGTGTAAAACCAAGGAGGTTAGGTCTTCACTGGGTCTGTTTCCTTATGTTTACAATAGTAATAACAACTATCCCACCTGGGAAGAAAGATGGAGGAAGGCTGAGAGGGTCCAGTGATACCATGAAAAAGAGTTGGCAATGTAAATCCTAGACCAGGAAGGCCCACAGACCCAATTGGGCAGCTGTTGgtttttgtaataaataaataaaattttattgctcccgcctcagcctctgaagtagctgggattacaggcacctgccgccacgcccggctaatttctgtttcgccatgttggccagattggttttTATAGGGTTTATGGCTGGTTGTGCACTAAAGCTGAGTGGTTACTATAGATCATATGGTCCGCAAAGACAAAAGGATACGCTATATGACCCTTTACAAAAAATGAATTAGGGCTGCAGTTTTAGACcattataggttttttttttttttttttttgagacggagtctccctcagtttcccagcctggagtacagaggcatgatctcggttcactgcaacctccacctcctaggttcaagcaattctcttgcctcatcctcccaagtagctgggactacaggcacacgcagccacacctaattttttgtaattttttttttttttttttttagtagaaaccgggtttcaccttgttgcctagggtggttatgaactcctgagctcgggcaatctacccacctcagccatccaaagtgctgagactacaggagtgagccaccatgcccgaccggCACTATGTGATTTTAACAACCCACACGTGTGTGACTGCTGAATCTCAGAGTCAGTAAAAGCCTTTGAGAAACTTGGGAGTTGAGCGTCAGCACTAGGTGGATCAAACCTGTGGCTGAGAAGTGCAATTGGTAGGTCTAAGGTCACAGGCATTTGACGTGGACTTCTGGGGCACACCACTGTTACCACAAGCGAAAAACTACAACGGATGAGGGTAGAAGGTGAGGACAGTGGGGCCACGGGGGTCCAGTCTCAAGTTCAAatggctggtgtgcagtgaccAATTTCTCAAAGGGGACAAAGAGCCTCATCTCAAGGCTGATTGTAACTGAAACTTATCTATGCCTGTAGCAGCAATATCTGGAAGTGGAAAGCAAATTTCCAAGGCCCTAAAGAGGGTCTCA carries:
- the PMM2 gene encoding phosphomannomutase 2 isoform X2, with translation MAAPGPALCLFDVDGTLTAPRQKITKEMDDFLQKLRQKIKIGVVGGSDFEKVQEQLGNDVLEKYDYVFPENGLVAYKDGKLLCKQNIQSHLGEALIQDLINYCLSYIAKIKLPKKRGTFIEFRNGMLNVSPIGRSCSQEERIEFYELDKGGNDHEIFTDPRTTGHSVTAPEDTRRICEQLF